In Micropterus dolomieu isolate WLL.071019.BEF.003 ecotype Adirondacks unplaced genomic scaffold, ASM2129224v1 contig_13169, whole genome shotgun sequence, the following are encoded in one genomic region:
- the LOC123966326 gene encoding prokineticin receptor 1-like, with translation MDEPTNNSLALTDYLLASNGLDYDIPLDEIPDTTQGQAFFVATIVIAVVLVGIMLVCGVGNCLFIASLARYKQLRNLTNLLIANLAVSDVLVAAVCCPFLLDYYVVKQLSWDHGLLLCAATNYLRTVSLYVSTNALLAIAVDRYMAILHPLRPRMKLQTAYCVIVTVWVVPVFISIPSAYMASETTYPHVEGRSYKTFCAQIWPVDQQAYYRSYFLLILALEFICPVTVMAVCYIQISRELWFKDVPGFQTEQIRKRLQKRRRTVVVLILVLVAYILCWAPYYGFALLRDFYPTLISRDRNSLVAFYIIECIAMSNGIINTLCFMSVRNNNKRMKKAGKFPLRLVTFVATKSLDEGEARTSSLRMTEDVEGARRSNI, from the exons ATGGACGAGCCGACCAACAACAGCTTGGCTCTAACAGACTACCTCCTGGCCAGTAATGGCCTGGACTATGACATTCCTCTGGACGAGATCCCGGACACCACGCAAGGGCAGGCCTTCTTCGTGGCCACCATTGTCATTGCCGTGGTCCTGGTGGGCATCATGTTGGTCTGTGGAGTGGGGAACTGTCTGTTCATCGCCAGCCTCGCCCGCTACAAGCAGCTCCGCAACCTGACCAACCTGCTGATCGCCAACCTGGCCGTGTCGGACGTGCTGGTGGCGGCGGTGTGCTGTCCTTTCCTACTGGACTATTACGTGGTAAAGCAGCTGTCGTGGGATCATGGCCTGCTGCTCTGCGCCGCCACAAACTACCTGCGCACCGTCTCTCTCTACGTGTCCACCAATGCACTGCTGGCCATCGCTGTGGACAG GTACATGGCTATCCTCCACCCTCTGAGGCCTCGTATGAAACTCCAGACGGCGTACTGTGTGATCGTGACAGTTTGGGTCGTCCCCGTCTTCATCTCCATCCCCTCTGCCTACATGGCCTCTGAGACGACATACCCACATGTGGAAGGTCGCAGCTACAAGACCTTCTGTGCTCAGATCTGGCCTGTGGACCAGCAGGCGTACTACCGCTCCTACTTCCTCCTCATCTTGGCTCTGGAGTTCATTTGCCCAGTGACTGTCATGGCCGTCTGCTACATCCAGATCTCCAGGGAGCTGTGGTTTAAAGACGTCCCGGGTTTCCAGACTGAGCAGATCCGGAAGAGGCTCCAGAAGCGTCGGAGGACGGTGGTGGTGTTGATTCTGGTGCTGGTAGCATACATCCTGTGCTGGGCGCCATACTACGGCTTCGCCCTGCTGCGGGACTTTTACCCCACCCTCATATCCAGGGACAGGAACTCCCTGGTGGCCTTCTACATCATTGAGTGCATCGCCATGAGCAACGGGATCATCAACACCCTCTGCTTTATGAGTGTCCGAAACAACAACAAGCGCATGAAGAAGGCGGGCAAGTTCCCGCTGAGGCTGGTGACTTTTGTGGCCACCAAGTCTCTTGATGAAGGCGAGGCACGGACCTCCTCCCTCCGAATGACGGAGGACGTGGAGGGAGCTCGGAGGTCAAACATATGA